Proteins from one Dromiciops gliroides isolate mDroGli1 chromosome 6, mDroGli1.pri, whole genome shotgun sequence genomic window:
- the LOC122732252 gene encoding casein kinase I-like, with amino-acid sequence MNISKNPESELVFGGKYKLVRKIGNGSFGDIFLAVNINSGEEVAVKLESQTSRHPQLFFEAKLYKILQGGSGIAHMRWYGREKGHNVLVMDLLGPSLEELFNICSRRFTMKTVLMLADQMISRIQYIHAKNFIHRDIKPDNFLIGTGRHRNKLFIIDFGLAKKYRDSKTKEHIPYRKDKNLTGTARYASINAHLGIEQSRGDDMESLGYVLMYFNRTSLPWQGLKAATRKQKYEKIIEKKMSIPVESLCSGFPSEFTTYLSYCRALRFEEPPDYFYLRQLFRTLFKSMNYQYDYLYDWTLLKQKETQETASSSGQNQPPPQSSTVCQA; translated from the coding sequence ATGAATATCAGCAAAAACCCAGAGTCCGAATTAGTttttggaggaaaatataaactggTACGAAAGATCGGGAATGGCTCCTTTGGGGACATCTTCCTGGCAGTCAACATCAATAGTGGCGAGGAAGTGGCTGTGAAGCTTGAGTCACAGACATCCAGGCATCCTCAACTGTTCTTCGAAGCTAAACTGTATAAGATTCTTCAAGGGGGGTCGGGCATTGCCCACATGCGATGGTATGGTCGGGAAAAGGGTCACAATGTATTAGTCATGGACCTACTGGGACCCAGTCTTGAAGAATTGTTTAATATATGTTCCCGCAGGTTCACTATGAAAACGGTCCTTATGTTAGCTGACCAGATGATCAGTAGAATCCAATACATTCATGCAAAGAATTTTATACATAGAGATATTAAACCAGATAACTTCCTTATTGGCACTGGTCGTCACCGTAACAAATTATTCATTATTGACTTTGGTTTAGCCAAAAAGTACAGAGACAGCAAAACAAAGGAACATATACCATACCGAAAAGATAAAAATCTCACTGGTACTGCCCGTTATGCCAGCATCAATGCCCACCTTGGCATTGAACAGAGTCGAGGGGATGATATGGAATCTCTAGGCTATGTATTGATGTATTTTAACAGAACCAGCCTGCCCTGGCAAGGACTAAAAGCTGCAACAAGGAAGCAAAAGTATGAAAAGATTAtcgaaaaaaaaatgtccattccTGTGGAATCTTTATGTAGTGGATTTCCTTCTGAATTTACAACGTATCTAAGCTATTGTAGGGCACTCCGCTTTGAAGAACCCCCAGATTATTTTTATCTAAGACAGTTATTCCGGACTCTTTTCAAGTCTATGAACTATCAATATGACTACTTATATGATTGGACTTTACTGAAGCAGAAAGAGACTCAGGAAACAGCCTCCTCTAGTGGTCAAAATCAGCCACCACCACAGAGTTCCACAGTTTGCCAAGCATGA